A region of Moorena producens PAL-8-15-08-1 DNA encodes the following proteins:
- a CDS encoding effector-associated domain EAD1-containing protein, protein MTLTGQQYQQLRDALIAAFPDQQRLAEVVKFKLDKNLNAIAMGDGLKAIVFRLIEAAEAEGWVDKLIAGARESNPGNPALFAFAQEFNLAIPMPQPLSARGRLERLIKKSNSFLDVNRWREKLGQIEGQVCRVEVTNNDNSREFGTGFLIAPNVVITNYHVVESVILEQATSSNVILRFDYKQLGDGKVINPGKEYRLVEDDWLIDQSPYTNNPLPTPDELDYALLRVDGVPGEEPIGKNPDPNSPKRQWIELPQEPYYQFLRDTPLFIVQHPNAEPLKLAFDTEAIITINDNGTMVKYKTNTEPGSSGSPCFDINWNLVALHHSGGPSSNPSYNAGSPFSAICARLEKQGLLTNLLKGEAMC, encoded by the coding sequence ATGACACTAACCGGACAGCAATATCAACAATTAAGAGATGCTTTAATTGCCGCTTTTCCCGATCAGCAAAGATTGGCTGAAGTAGTAAAATTCAAGCTTGATAAAAACCTGAATGCCATAGCAATGGGTGATGGTTTAAAAGCAATTGTGTTTAGGTTAATTGAAGCTGCAGAAGCAGAAGGATGGGTTGATAAATTAATTGCAGGTGCCCGTGAATCAAATCCAGGTAACCCAGCGTTATTCGCTTTTGCCCAGGAGTTTAATCTGGCGATTCCTATGCCGCAACCGTTATCAGCAAGAGGTAGATTAGAAAGACTGATTAAGAAAAGCAATTCTTTCTTAGACGTAAATCGGTGGCGGGAAAAGTTAGGTCAAATTGAAGGGCAAGTCTGTCGTGTCGAAGTTACGAATAACGATAATAGTCGTGAATTTGGGACAGGTTTTCTGATTGCGCCCAATGTGGTTATTACTAATTACCATGTGGTGGAATCGGTAATTTTAGAACAAGCAACCTCTAGTAATGTTATCCTGCGTTTTGACTACAAGCAGTTAGGGGATGGTAAAGTTATCAATCCTGGTAAGGAGTATCGCTTAGTAGAGGATGACTGGCTAATTGATCAAAGTCCTTATACTAACAATCCATTACCAACCCCTGACGAATTGGATTATGCCTTGCTGAGAGTAGATGGAGTTCCTGGGGAAGAACCGATTGGGAAAAATCCTGATCCCAATTCTCCCAAGCGCCAGTGGATTGAGTTACCACAAGAGCCATATTATCAGTTTTTGCGCGATACTCCACTGTTTATAGTGCAGCATCCCAATGCTGAACCCTTAAAATTGGCCTTTGACACGGAAGCTATTATTACTATTAACGATAATGGTACCATGGTTAAGTATAAAACCAATACCGAACCCGGTTCCTCTGGTTCTCCATGTTTTGATATTAACTGGAATTTAGTAGCCCTGCATCATAGTGGTGGTCCAAGCTCGAATCCTAGTTATAACGCTGGCAGTCCTTTCAGTGCTATTTGTGCGCGGTTAGAGAAGCAAGGGTTATTGACAAATTTACTTAAGGGTGAAGCAATGTGTTGA
- a CDS encoding RNA-guided endonuclease InsQ/TnpB family protein — protein sequence MKARYQYRFYPTDQQKQDLARLFGCVRVVWNDALAICKKSNKVLKSGDLQKLVITQAKKTEERQWLSEVSVVPLQQSVADLGVAFKNFFDSRKGKRKGGHVKSPRFKKRSHQQTARLTRRGFSIQGDGVYLAKIGVVKPIWSRDLPFGKADATRTDPSSVTIIKDCANNYFLSFVVDIEPVQINAKNQSIGIDLGIKTFAVMSDGTYAKSPDYSKLDRKLRKTQRKFAKQPKGSNRKERTRIKIAKLNNKIANKRKDFLHKLSTKIVSENQVIVLEDLNVSGMVKNRKLARAISQQGWSEFRTLCDGKSEKYGRDFRVISRWEPTSQICSDCGFKWGKLDLSVRSILCVSCGTEQDRDENAARNIEKVGMGHRHDQKRTRRDGKTVSTAQPDDLSRITALPGR from the coding sequence TTGAAAGCCAGATACCAGTACCGTTTTTATCCAACAGACCAACAAAAGCAGGACTTAGCCAGATTATTTGGCTGTGTCCGGGTGGTCTGGAACGATGCTTTGGCTATTTGCAAAAAATCTAACAAGGTATTAAAGTCTGGAGATTTACAAAAGTTAGTAATTACTCAAGCAAAGAAGACAGAAGAAAGACAATGGTTATCCGAGGTATCTGTTGTTCCTTTGCAACAGTCTGTTGCTGACTTGGGAGTTGCTTTTAAAAACTTTTTTGATTCTCGAAAAGGCAAAAGAAAAGGTGGTCATGTTAAGTCTCCACGATTCAAAAAACGATCTCATCAACAAACGGCACGGTTAACTCGTAGAGGTTTCTCTATCCAAGGCGATGGAGTTTATCTGGCCAAAATTGGGGTAGTTAAGCCAATTTGGTCTAGAGATCTGCCTTTCGGCAAAGCCGACGCTACGCGAACAGATCCAAGCTCGGTTACCATCATCAAGGACTGTGCCAATAATTACTTTTTGAGTTTTGTAGTAGATATTGAGCCTGTTCAAATCAATGCCAAGAATCAAAGCATTGGGATCGATCTAGGTATCAAAACTTTCGCTGTAATGAGCGATGGGACTTATGCTAAGAGTCCTGACTACTCAAAGTTAGATCGAAAGTTACGCAAAACTCAACGAAAATTTGCTAAACAACCCAAGGGGTCGAACCGGAAAGAACGAACTCGCATCAAGATCGCTAAACTCAATAACAAAATCGCCAACAAAAGAAAAGACTTCCTGCACAAACTGTCAACAAAAATAGTTAGCGAAAACCAAGTAATTGTTTTGGAAGACTTGAATGTATCAGGAATGGTCAAAAACCGTAAATTGGCACGAGCTATCAGTCAGCAAGGTTGGTCGGAGTTTAGGACTCTTTGTGATGGGAAATCAGAAAAATATGGCAGAGATTTTCGAGTTATAAGCCGTTGGGAACCCACTAGTCAAATCTGCTCAGATTGTGGGTTTAAGTGGGGTAAGCTCGATTTATCTGTACGTTCAATACTCTGTGTTAGCTGTGGAACTGAACAAGACAGAGACGAGAACGCTGCCAGAAATATAGAAAAGGTCGGCATGGGGCATCGGCACGACCAAAAACGGACAAGGAGGGATGGTAAGACTGTTTCGACAGCACAACCCGATGATCTGTCAAGAATCACCGCTCTTCCAGGGCGGTGA
- a CDS encoding effector-associated domain EAD1-containing protein: MNAGNPPGYILAQIESALCSAFHSEIKLAMMLRHQFNINLAQVASGEDLTEIVYKVVLYFEARNRLGNLLDGALNENSDNYDLRQLYSQEFNIPPSLLTILFPLPNNIIEAMQQAYQACCPNNFWDDWEDELPDSLAEILENLDDIPQPTDEEKLIVQFVAHLLKTGDISKPDADKLKQWLEKNANNPSDLLSQSSSHYQNHQQPNLDAQPYLLVKLDSSKQYHQQRQPSYFVSAWFITDLSNYDYLGNHQHCKFLETPPADGESEQDLFSIEDLPKLIEFFINQLIHYSREYYRQPILVFFLPYQLLNHELERIEIQDYDDLPIPIGSEYCVIFRSVKRLKKYRYQGKWLNKWTQIQDNCKTICLSNFAFSNFEYWQELYTDLEERKAIAVKLHQPPCEQILKVIDRTAIPVTLWLRKNNFTTINCQQALEQLLKCQINELPEKVKQQRLQAFPKGNKQEHIGHHLALLWEDPYLLPPQIDYTTL, encoded by the coding sequence ATGAATGCTGGAAATCCCCCTGGTTATATCCTCGCGCAGATAGAGTCAGCACTGTGTAGTGCTTTCCATAGTGAAATTAAATTAGCAATGATGCTACGACATCAATTCAATATAAATCTGGCACAGGTGGCTAGTGGTGAAGATTTGACTGAAATTGTTTACAAAGTAGTACTATATTTTGAGGCTAGGAATAGGTTAGGAAACTTACTTGATGGAGCACTTAACGAAAATTCAGATAATTATGACTTAAGACAACTATATTCTCAAGAATTTAACATTCCGCCTAGTTTACTAACTATCTTATTTCCTTTACCAAACAATATTATCGAAGCAATGCAACAGGCTTATCAAGCTTGTTGTCCTAATAACTTCTGGGATGATTGGGAAGATGAACTCCCTGACAGTTTAGCTGAAATTCTAGAAAATTTGGATGATATACCTCAACCAACTGATGAGGAAAAACTTATTGTACAATTTGTCGCTCATTTATTAAAAACTGGAGATATTTCCAAGCCTGATGCTGATAAACTCAAGCAATGGTTAGAAAAAAATGCCAATAACCCTTCTGATTTATTATCTCAGAGTAGCAGTCACTATCAAAATCATCAGCAACCAAATTTAGATGCACAACCTTATCTGCTTGTTAAGCTAGATTCCAGTAAGCAATATCACCAACAACGTCAACCTAGTTATTTCGTTTCAGCTTGGTTTATTACTGACCTAAGTAATTATGATTATTTAGGAAATCATCAACACTGTAAATTTTTAGAGACTCCACCAGCTGATGGAGAATCTGAACAAGATCTATTTTCTATTGAAGACTTGCCCAAGTTAATAGAATTTTTTATAAATCAGTTAATTCACTATTCTAGGGAATATTACCGTCAACCAATTCTTGTATTTTTCTTACCTTATCAACTTCTGAACCATGAACTTGAAAGAATTGAAATTCAAGATTATGATGATTTGCCAATTCCTATTGGTAGCGAGTATTGCGTGATTTTTCGATCTGTTAAACGTTTAAAAAAGTATCGTTATCAAGGCAAATGGTTAAATAAATGGACACAAATCCAAGATAATTGTAAAACTATATGCTTAAGTAACTTTGCTTTTAGTAATTTTGAGTATTGGCAGGAATTGTATACTGATTTGGAAGAAAGAAAGGCGATAGCTGTAAAATTACATCAACCCCCATGTGAGCAGATCTTGAAAGTTATTGATAGGACGGCAATACCCGTTACTTTATGGCTCAGAAAAAATAATTTTACAACTATAAATTGTCAACAGGCTCTGGAGCAATTACTCAAGTGTCAAATAAATGAGCTTCCTGAAAAAGTAAAACAACAACGGTTACAAGCTTTTCCCAAAGGTAATAAACAAGAACATATCGGACACCATCTTGCTCTTTTGTGGGAAGACCCCTATCTACTACCACCCCAGATTGACTATACAACCCTATGA
- a CDS encoding AAA family ATPase — MTNNSWKIFRGTPEEPHEGIERLPEPPSWRKFDKKGRGTTYQTRPEEIELVNAALYLRRPLLVTGKPGTGKTSLAYAVAEELQLGEVLRWNITTRSHLNQGLYSYDAIGRLQDAQGSGKDNLRKIGKYIQLGALGTALLSSTYPRVLLIDEMDKSDIDLPNDLLTIFEEGEFEIPELTRISDQFPNIDVKTWDKKTRTIYSGKVTCQAFPFVVLTSNGEREFPPAFLRRCLRLDLREPTPKELEAIVKAHLGDSLEEAEPIIETFLKRRQKGDLATDQLLNAIYLLTNTVNTEHAPMGDSQEEDKEHRKARLIDRLLQYLSSTSGI; from the coding sequence ATGACTAATAACTCTTGGAAAATCTTTCGCGGAACTCCCGAAGAACCCCACGAAGGCATTGAACGCCTTCCTGAGCCTCCTAGCTGGCGGAAATTTGACAAAAAAGGACGGGGTACAACCTATCAGACCAGGCCAGAGGAAATAGAGTTAGTGAATGCAGCGTTGTATCTGCGTCGTCCTTTATTAGTAACCGGAAAGCCAGGCACAGGAAAAACATCGTTGGCCTATGCAGTCGCTGAAGAGTTACAATTAGGAGAAGTGTTACGTTGGAATATTACCACTCGCTCCCATTTAAACCAAGGACTTTATAGTTATGATGCCATTGGTAGATTACAAGATGCTCAAGGAAGCGGCAAGGATAATTTAAGGAAAATTGGTAAGTATATTCAATTGGGTGCCTTGGGAACAGCGTTACTATCCTCAACTTACCCCAGGGTATTATTAATTGATGAAATGGATAAAAGCGATATTGATTTACCCAATGATTTATTGACTATTTTTGAGGAAGGAGAATTTGAAATCCCGGAATTAACACGAATCAGTGACCAGTTTCCAAACATTGATGTCAAAACCTGGGATAAGAAAACCAGAACCATCTACAGCGGAAAGGTGACCTGTCAAGCATTTCCCTTTGTAGTCCTGACGAGTAACGGAGAGAGGGAATTTCCCCCGGCTTTTTTACGACGCTGTTTACGATTAGATTTACGGGAACCAACTCCCAAGGAATTAGAAGCAATTGTCAAAGCTCACTTAGGGGATAGTCTTGAAGAAGCTGAACCGATTATTGAAACCTTTCTCAAGCGACGGCAGAAAGGAGACTTGGCTACAGACCAATTGCTCAACGCCATTTATCTGTTAACTAACACAGTTAATACAGAGCATGCTCCCATGGGTGACTCTCAAGAGGAAGACAAAGAGCACAGAAAAGCAAGGTTAATTGACCGATTGCTCCAGTACCTCAGTAGTACCTCAGGGATATGA